A part of Dehalogenimonas sp. W genomic DNA contains:
- a CDS encoding oligopeptide/dipeptide ABC transporter ATP-binding protein translates to MTAALELKNITMEFQSRKHMFRVDVVRAVDDVSLRLNQGETLGIVGESGSGKTTLARIALRLQKPTSGTISYLGYDITFTSENKLGHFRRKVQGIFQDPFAALDPFMNIGQILEEPLIIHHLGNSGERNSAIESALAEVKLNPARQFVTKYTHLLSGGQRQRVAIARALLLKPDYIVADEPVSMIDASSRAEILSLFAELQNNHNLGFLYITHDIATAGYFCRQVAVMYLGRVVEYGPAREVICSPKHPYTINLIAAIPTPDPQNRFRERSVIPLETVTVDSESCCAFMPRCDRALEGECDCVKPVLREIDPGHFVACTRV, encoded by the coding sequence ATGACCGCCGCCCTGGAGCTGAAAAATATTACAATGGAGTTTCAGTCCCGGAAGCACATGTTTCGGGTAGATGTTGTCCGTGCGGTAGATGATGTGTCTCTTCGTCTAAACCAGGGGGAAACTCTTGGTATTGTGGGTGAATCCGGTTCCGGCAAGACGACACTGGCGAGGATAGCGCTCAGATTGCAAAAGCCTACCTCCGGCACTATTTCGTATTTGGGATATGATATTACATTTACTTCAGAAAATAAGCTCGGTCACTTTCGTCGAAAAGTTCAGGGGATTTTCCAGGACCCGTTTGCCGCTTTAGATCCGTTTATGAACATCGGGCAGATATTAGAGGAACCCCTGATCATTCACCATCTGGGTAATTCCGGCGAAAGAAATTCGGCTATAGAGTCTGCTTTGGCCGAAGTTAAGCTTAATCCGGCACGGCAATTCGTTACCAAATATACCCATTTGTTATCCGGGGGGCAAAGGCAGAGAGTGGCCATTGCCCGTGCGTTATTGCTCAAACCAGATTACATTGTGGCAGATGAACCGGTGTCTATGATTGACGCGTCCAGCCGGGCCGAAATATTGTCGCTATTTGCGGAACTCCAAAATAACCATAATCTGGGCTTTTTGTATATTACACATGATATCGCTACTGCCGGATATTTTTGCAGGCAGGTAGCTGTCATGTATCTCGGTCGTGTCGTTGAATATGGGCCGGCTAGGGAAGTGATATGTTCGCCAAAACATCCATATACGATCAATCTAATCGCTGCGATACCAACCCCGGATCCTCAGAACAGATTTCGCGAAAGGTCGGTTATACCGCTGGAAACCGTAACCGTAGACTCCGAAAGTTGCTGTGCGTTCATGCCCCGGTGCGATAGGGCGCTGGAGGGAGAATGTGACTGCGTTAAACCCGTTTTAAGAGAGATTGACCCCGGACATTTTGTGGCTTGTACAAGGGTTTAA
- a CDS encoding ABC transporter ATP-binding protein, which translates to MSNLNISYRTGEGVLQAVGGVSFTIEAGKTLAVVGESGAGKSSLSLGMMRLLPNNAELPTGRIILDGIDCLKLSVNEFRRQVRWQKMSMVFQGALDSLHPVRRVGDQIAEPILLGGGTGKAAADARVIDLLKLVRLPPETARRYPHELSGGMKQRIMIAMALSCSPRLVILDEPTSALDVIIQAQIMNLLKKLKSDFKLAGLFITHDLALASDLADNIAVMYAGEFVEMGTAEQILLDPRHPYTRKLLASIPRLGSTDRPEFISGTPPRMIQLPDGCYFRPRCPMADESCVVHPVIKRFADGRQIRCGQLEAE; encoded by the coding sequence GTGTCAAATTTGAACATTAGTTACCGCACCGGCGAAGGAGTGTTGCAGGCGGTCGGCGGGGTTTCCTTTACTATTGAGGCAGGGAAAACACTGGCCGTGGTCGGAGAATCCGGTGCTGGTAAAAGTTCATTATCACTCGGGATGATGCGTTTGCTACCGAATAACGCGGAATTGCCCACCGGGCGCATTATTTTAGATGGTATTGATTGTCTAAAACTATCCGTCAATGAATTCCGCCGACAGGTGCGCTGGCAAAAAATGTCAATGGTTTTCCAGGGTGCTCTGGATTCGCTTCACCCGGTCAGACGGGTTGGGGACCAGATTGCGGAGCCAATCTTACTGGGCGGTGGGACTGGCAAGGCCGCTGCTGATGCCAGAGTGATTGACTTGTTAAAACTGGTGCGACTGCCGCCCGAAACCGCCCGCCGGTACCCGCACGAGCTCTCCGGCGGCATGAAGCAGCGGATCATGATCGCTATGGCCTTGTCCTGCTCACCACGTCTGGTAATTCTTGATGAACCGACGTCGGCACTGGATGTAATCATTCAGGCTCAGATTATGAACTTGTTGAAAAAATTGAAGTCGGATTTTAAATTGGCCGGACTGTTCATCACACACGATCTTGCATTAGCCTCAGATTTGGCAGATAACATTGCGGTGATGTACGCCGGCGAATTTGTGGAGATGGGAACCGCTGAACAAATCCTGCTGGATCCCCGTCATCCTTATACCAGGAAACTATTAGCAAGCATCCCCAGATTAGGCAGTACGGATAGGCCGGAGTTTATATCTGGCACGCCGCCCAGAATGATTCAGTTGCCTGACGGCTGTTACTTCCGGCCAAGGTGTCCCATGGCAGATGAAAGTTGTGTTGTTCATCCGGTTATCAAGCGTTTTGCTGACGGCAGACAAATCAGGTGCGGACAATTGGAGGCCGAATGA